A region of Dioscorea cayenensis subsp. rotundata cultivar TDr96_F1 chromosome 5, TDr96_F1_v2_PseudoChromosome.rev07_lg8_w22 25.fasta, whole genome shotgun sequence DNA encodes the following proteins:
- the LOC120259964 gene encoding uncharacterized protein LOC120259964 codes for MASYNDQVNKVVLEHAPKSAKYVSHLIQKEILHILANKVWNKIREDIRESKFYIIVNEAHDESKKEQMALILRFVDESGIIRECFFDISDVKDTSALALKNNICSILSRHTFGVQNIRGQGYDGASNMRGEWKGLQALFLNDYPSAYYVQCLAHRLQLALVVASREVHSIHEFFNNLSFIINSVDALCKCCEELQIAQATKIASMLTSDEVVTGKDLSSQFGERRRQHQQSQIMIEHHYHFDIFNEVIDFQLQKLNSRLNVQAMDLLTLSRIRGKFSATTSERVFSAMKIIKTRLRNKIEYGFLVDNLVVNIKREIVETFSSYSKLEDFVMLKEWHSQF; via the exons ATGGCTTCTTACAATGATCAAGTTAATAAAGTTGTATTGGAACATGCTCCAAAATCAGCTAAGTATGTTTCACATTTAATTCAAAAGGAGATTTTGCATATTCTCGCAAATAAGGTGTGGAACAAGATTCGAGAAGATATTAGAGagtcaaaattttatattattgttaatgaGGCACATGATGAATCCAAGAAAGAACAAATGGCTCTTATATTGAGATTTGTTGATGAAAGTGGTATTATTAGAGAGTGCTTCTTTGATATTTCTGATGTTAAGGATACATCTGCATTAGCTCTTAAGAATAACATATGTTCTATTCTTTCTCGTCATACCTTTGGTGTTCAAAACATTCGTGGTCAAGGTTACGATGGAGCTAGCAACATGCGTGGAGAGTGGAAAGGATTGCAAGCATTATTTCTGAATGACTATCCTTCTGCTTATTATGTGCAATGTTTAGCTCATCGACTACAATTGGCTCTAGTTGTTGCATCAAGAGAGGTACATTCTATTCATGAGTTTTTCAATAATTTGAGTTTCATTATAAATTCTGTTGATGCTTTATGTAAATGTTGTGAAGAATTGCAAATTGCCCAAGCAACTAAAATTGCAAGCATGCTAACTAGTGATGAGGTTGTGACTGGGAAAG ATTTAAGTTCTCAGTTTGGTGAACGTCGACGCCAACACCAACAAAGTCAAATCATGATAGAGCATCACTATCATTTTGACATATTTAATGAGGTCATTGATTTTCAGTTGCAGAAGCTAAATAGTAGATTAAATGTGCAAGCCATGGATCTTTTGACACTTAGCAGGATCCGAGGGAAAT TTTCTGCAACAACTAGTGAGCGAGTATTTTCAGCTATGAAGATCATCAAAACAAGGCTACGAAACAAGATCGAATATGGCTTTCTTGTAGATAATTTAGTTGTCAACATCAAAAGAGAAATTGTAGAGACATTTAGTTCATATTCAAAGCTTGAAGATTTTGTGATGTTAAAAGAATGGCACTCACAATTTTag